In Halomarina salina, one DNA window encodes the following:
- a CDS encoding CPBP family intramembrane glutamic endopeptidase, with the protein MPDWATFVGLTAVVLFLLLSLARLSQSAVGGPSGDPPSDPTDVPASDEPTVPESDASSDPRDERRYGHTDAWGDDAATPRERIERGERPDEPGAEPSALDTTATVDHDAQFAPLEVGRYPDGPSPAERTLRGLDGSDQLPTAALLVNVALSQGVLGALLVFGAFYTSIPLPALGIDLGDPLSTGLPALGVGVGVGLALYAANAAGAAASAAAGFEYDESLREMLTPASRGGWGVLLVAVLPLIAGFEELLFRSALVGVLGAAYGLSPWLLAVASSAAFAVGHGAQGRMGVLVTGVLGFVLAVTFVLTNSLLAVVVAHYLVNALEFVLGGYFGVEWH; encoded by the coding sequence ATGCCCGACTGGGCGACGTTCGTCGGTCTGACGGCCGTCGTCCTGTTTCTCCTCCTCTCGCTCGCACGACTCTCACAGAGCGCCGTCGGCGGGCCGTCCGGCGACCCACCCTCCGACCCGACCGACGTTCCTGCGAGCGACGAACCGACCGTCCCCGAGAGCGACGCATCCAGCGACCCTCGCGACGAGCGACGGTACGGTCACACCGACGCCTGGGGTGACGACGCTGCCACCCCCCGAGAGCGTATCGAGCGCGGAGAGCGACCGGACGAACCGGGTGCGGAGCCGTCGGCGCTCGACACCACGGCGACGGTCGACCACGACGCGCAGTTCGCGCCGCTGGAGGTCGGGCGATACCCCGACGGTCCCTCACCCGCGGAGCGGACGCTCCGGGGACTCGACGGCTCCGACCAGTTGCCGACCGCGGCGTTGCTCGTCAACGTCGCGCTGTCGCAGGGCGTGCTCGGCGCGCTGCTCGTCTTCGGCGCGTTCTACACGAGCATCCCGCTGCCCGCGCTCGGTATCGACCTCGGCGACCCGCTCTCGACCGGTCTCCCGGCGCTGGGCGTCGGCGTCGGCGTCGGTCTCGCGCTCTACGCCGCCAACGCGGCGGGCGCGGCGGCGTCGGCCGCCGCTGGCTTCGAGTACGACGAGTCACTGCGCGAGATGCTCACGCCGGCCTCCCGCGGCGGGTGGGGCGTGTTGCTCGTCGCCGTGCTCCCGCTCATCGCGGGGTTCGAGGAACTGCTGTTCCGCAGCGCGCTCGTCGGCGTCCTCGGCGCTGCCTACGGCCTCTCGCCGTGGCTGCTCGCGGTGGCGTCCTCGGCCGCGTTCGCCGTCGGCCACGGCGCGCAGGGACGGATGGGCGTCCTCGTCACCGGCGTCCTCGGGTTCGTTCTCGCGGTGACGTTCGTCCTCACGAACAGCCTGCTCGCCGTCGTCGTCGCCCACTACCTCGTCAACGCGCTGGAGTTCGTCCTCGGGGGCTACTTCGGCGTCGAGTGGCACTGA
- the lonB gene encoding ATP-dependent protease LonB, giving the protein MSDNNADEVPSEDGEVELPADQQQPEGTEPDLGRDVSADMVVDEDSTDDLLGGLQIDSTADIEVPDRLVDQVIGQDHARDIILKAAKQRRHVMMIGSPGTGKSMLAKAMSQLLPREELQDVLVYHNPDDGNEPKIRTVPAGKGEQIVEAHKEEARKRNQMRSFLMWIIIAIVLGYALLIEQTVLLGILAAGVIYLAFRYSSRGSDAMIPNLLVNNADHQTAPFEDATGAHAGALLGDVRHDPFQSGGMETPSHDRVEAGAIHKSNKGVLFVDEINTLDIRSQQKLMTAIQEGEFSITGQSERSSGAMVQTEPVPTDFVMVAAGNMDAMENMHPALRSRIKGYGYEVYMDDTIEDTPEMRRKYARFIAQEVEKDGRLPHFDREAVEELILEAQRRAGRKGHLTLEMRNLGGLVRVAGDIARAEDAEFTTRDHVLRAKRRSRSIEQQLADEYIERRKDYDMTVAEGDVVGRVNGLAVMGQDSGVVMPVMAEVAPSQGPGEVIATGKLKEMAQEAVMNVSAILKKFSDEDITKKDIHIQYVQAGQQGVDGDSASVTMATAVISALENIPVDQSVAMTGSLSVRGDVLPVGGVTYKIEAAAKAGMDRVIIPAANQQDVMIEDEYKDQIEIIPVSHISEVLDVALAGEPEKDSLVDRLKNITGQALESGSGSPGRGSPSPQ; this is encoded by the coding sequence ATGAGCGACAACAACGCAGACGAGGTTCCCTCGGAGGATGGGGAGGTCGAACTCCCGGCCGACCAGCAACAACCGGAGGGGACCGAGCCTGATCTCGGGCGCGACGTCTCCGCCGACATGGTCGTCGACGAAGATTCGACGGACGACCTCCTCGGGGGGCTACAGATAGATAGCACCGCCGACATCGAGGTCCCCGACCGCCTCGTCGATCAGGTCATCGGGCAGGACCACGCACGCGACATCATCCTGAAGGCGGCCAAACAGCGCCGCCACGTCATGATGATCGGCTCCCCCGGTACGGGGAAGTCGATGCTCGCGAAAGCGATGAGTCAGCTCCTCCCCCGCGAGGAGCTGCAGGACGTCCTCGTCTACCACAACCCCGACGACGGCAACGAGCCGAAGATTCGCACCGTCCCCGCGGGCAAGGGTGAACAGATAGTCGAGGCCCACAAGGAGGAGGCCCGGAAGCGCAACCAGATGCGCAGCTTCCTCATGTGGATCATCATCGCCATCGTCCTCGGCTACGCGCTGCTCATCGAGCAGACGGTTCTCCTGGGCATCCTCGCCGCGGGTGTCATCTACCTCGCGTTCCGCTACTCCTCGCGGGGTAGCGACGCGATGATTCCCAACCTGCTGGTCAACAACGCGGACCACCAGACCGCGCCCTTCGAGGACGCGACGGGCGCACACGCCGGGGCGCTGCTCGGCGACGTCCGCCACGACCCGTTCCAGTCGGGTGGGATGGAGACGCCGAGCCACGACCGCGTCGAGGCCGGTGCCATCCACAAGTCCAACAAGGGCGTGCTATTCGTCGACGAGATCAACACGCTCGACATCCGCTCCCAGCAGAAGCTGATGACGGCCATCCAGGAGGGCGAGTTCTCCATCACGGGCCAGTCCGAGCGCTCCTCGGGCGCGATGGTCCAGACCGAACCCGTCCCGACGGACTTCGTCATGGTCGCGGCCGGGAACATGGACGCGATGGAGAACATGCACCCCGCACTCCGTTCCCGTATCAAGGGGTACGGGTACGAGGTGTACATGGACGACACCATCGAGGACACGCCCGAGATGCGCCGGAAGTACGCCCGGTTCATCGCTCAGGAGGTCGAGAAGGACGGCCGCCTGCCCCACTTCGACCGCGAGGCCGTCGAGGAGCTCATCCTCGAGGCACAGCGCCGCGCGGGCCGGAAGGGCCACCTCACGCTGGAGATGCGCAACCTCGGTGGCCTCGTCCGCGTCGCGGGTGACATCGCCCGTGCCGAGGACGCCGAGTTCACGACGCGCGACCACGTGCTCCGCGCCAAGCGCCGCAGCCGCTCCATCGAGCAGCAGCTGGCCGACGAGTACATCGAGCGCCGCAAGGACTACGATATGACCGTCGCAGAGGGCGACGTGGTCGGTCGGGTCAACGGTCTCGCCGTCATGGGCCAGGACTCGGGCGTCGTGATGCCCGTCATGGCCGAGGTCGCTCCCTCGCAGGGTCCCGGCGAGGTCATCGCCACCGGGAAGCTGAAGGAGATGGCCCAGGAGGCGGTGATGAACGTCTCGGCCATCCTGAAGAAGTTCTCCGACGAGGACATCACCAAGAAGGACATCCACATCCAGTACGTGCAGGCCGGGCAGCAGGGTGTCGACGGTGACTCCGCGAGCGTCACCATGGCGACCGCCGTCATCAGCGCACTGGAGAACATCCCGGTCGACCAGTCGGTCGCGATGACCGGTTCGCTGTCGGTCCGTGGCGACGTGCTCCCCGTCGGTGGAGTCACGTACAAGATCGAAGCCGCCGCGAAGGCCGGGATGGACCGGGTAATCATCCCCGCCGCCAACCAGCAGGACGTGATGATCGAGGACGAGTACAAGGACCAGATCGAGATCATCCCGGTCAGCCACATCAGCGAGGTGCTGGACGTGGCGCTGGCGGGCGAACCCGAGAAGGACTCGCTGGTCGACCGCCTGAAGAACATCACCGGACAGGCGCTCGAATCCGGCTCCGGCTCGCCGGGCCGCGGCAGCCCGAGCCCGCAGTAA
- a CDS encoding nicotinamide-nucleotide adenylyltransferase, with protein MLRGCYIGRFQPYHDGHHRMVEEIASEVDELVLGIGSADQSHTTHDPFTAGERIMMITKSVSDLDIITYAVPLEDLNRNAVWVSHVQSMSPKFDIAYSNNPLVIRLFEEAGIEVRSSPMFRREELEGSEVRERIRTDGDWEALVPDEVVDIVEEIDGVDRLRQVSQSDSNGHGL; from the coding sequence ATGTTGCGGGGGTGCTACATCGGTCGCTTCCAGCCGTACCACGACGGCCACCACCGCATGGTCGAGGAGATCGCCAGCGAGGTGGACGAACTCGTGCTCGGCATCGGGAGCGCCGACCAGTCACACACGACCCACGACCCGTTCACCGCCGGCGAGCGCATCATGATGATAACGAAGTCCGTCTCCGACCTCGACATCATCACCTACGCCGTCCCGCTGGAGGACCTGAACCGCAACGCCGTCTGGGTGAGTCACGTCCAGAGCATGTCGCCGAAGTTCGACATCGCCTACTCCAACAACCCGCTGGTCATCCGCCTGTTCGAGGAGGCCGGTATCGAGGTCCGCTCCTCGCCGATGTTCCGCCGCGAGGAACTGGAGGGCTCCGAGGTCCGCGAACGCATCCGCACCGACGGCGACTGGGAAGCCCTCGTCCCCGACGAGGTGGTCGACATCGTCGAGGAGATAGACGGCGTCGACCGACTGCGACAGGTCTCCCAGAGCGACTCGAACGGCCACGGCCTCTGA
- a CDS encoding SAM hydrolase/SAM-dependent halogenase family protein, with protein sequence MITLASDFQTPYPAAMRGVILDRCDARVVDVAHDFPRQDVRASAFWLRETLPWFPPAVHCAVVDPGVGTDRAAIVVRVGDHALVGPDNGLLLPAARELADRTDAAVEPFRWRVADPASSTFHGRDVFAPAAAAVHEAGVERVESLDRATPTEEFVDLRFPDPELGDGTRDGDGTGATGEVLVVDGFGNVVTNLPGDLLDGHETVHVEASGSASRSVPVAPAYAHVEAGDALATVGSHGNVELAVNRGRGDEAFELDVGDGVRLAFED encoded by the coding sequence ATGATAACGCTCGCGTCGGACTTCCAGACGCCGTATCCCGCCGCGATGCGCGGCGTGATTCTCGACCGCTGTGACGCCCGCGTCGTCGACGTGGCCCACGACTTCCCCCGTCAGGACGTCCGCGCCAGCGCGTTCTGGTTGCGCGAGACCCTCCCGTGGTTCCCGCCGGCGGTGCACTGTGCCGTCGTCGATCCAGGGGTAGGCACCGACCGGGCAGCTATCGTCGTCCGCGTCGGCGACCACGCGCTCGTCGGCCCGGACAACGGCCTCCTCCTCCCGGCGGCACGGGAGCTAGCGGACAGGACCGACGCCGCCGTCGAACCGTTCCGCTGGCGCGTCGCGGACCCGGCGAGTTCGACGTTCCACGGCCGGGACGTGTTCGCGCCCGCCGCGGCCGCCGTCCACGAGGCGGGCGTCGAGCGCGTCGAGTCGCTCGACCGCGCGACGCCGACCGAGGAGTTCGTCGACCTGCGGTTCCCCGACCCGGAGCTTGGCGACGGGACACGGGACGGCGACGGGACGGGTGCGACCGGCGAGGTGCTCGTCGTCGACGGGTTCGGCAACGTCGTGACGAACCTCCCCGGCGACCTGCTGGACGGTCACGAGACGGTCCACGTCGAGGCGAGCGGGAGCGCCAGCCGTTCGGTACCAGTCGCGCCAGCCTACGCCCACGTCGAGGCGGGCGACGCGCTGGCGACGGTGGGGAGCCACGGGAACGTCGAACTCGCGGTCAATCGGGGCCGCGGCGACGAGGCGTTCGAACTCGACGTGGGCGACGGCGTTCGACTCGCGTTCGAGGACTGA
- a CDS encoding alpha/beta hydrolase: MIRAWFARNGERLVVWVVALLVVLASVGLFLVQPYPVDERAVDAVRETPALTVEQTDTGYTVHPSDGESTDGLVFYPGALVPTRAYVPLAGAIANETGLAVFLVDVPLNLAVLDVDAADSVFAGEREVDRWYVGGHSLGGAMACRYAEGAADRLDGLVLVGAYCDVDVRDTDLDVLTVVGTRDDIVNRNALAASRDLVPDDAEFVDVEGANHTQVGVYSGQVDRPGTIASTEARQRIAEAVSSWLDDSTGDLTTNATVSRSAV, translated from the coding sequence GTGATTCGCGCGTGGTTCGCCCGCAACGGGGAACGACTCGTCGTCTGGGTCGTGGCGCTGCTCGTCGTGCTCGCCAGTGTGGGCCTCTTCCTCGTCCAGCCGTATCCCGTCGACGAGCGTGCCGTCGACGCCGTCCGCGAGACTCCGGCGCTCACCGTCGAGCAGACCGATACGGGATACACCGTCCACCCCAGCGACGGGGAATCGACCGACGGTCTTGTGTTCTACCCCGGCGCGCTCGTCCCGACCCGAGCGTACGTCCCGCTCGCCGGGGCTATCGCGAACGAGACCGGTCTCGCCGTCTTCCTCGTCGACGTGCCGCTGAACCTGGCCGTCCTCGACGTGGACGCGGCGGACAGCGTGTTCGCTGGTGAGAGGGAGGTCGACCGCTGGTACGTCGGCGGCCACTCGCTCGGTGGCGCGATGGCCTGCCGGTACGCCGAGGGGGCCGCCGACCGACTCGACGGCCTGGTCCTGGTCGGCGCGTACTGCGACGTGGACGTGCGCGACACCGACCTCGACGTGCTGACCGTCGTCGGGACGCGGGACGATATCGTGAACCGCAACGCGCTCGCTGCCTCGCGGGACCTCGTCCCCGACGACGCCGAGTTCGTCGATGTCGAGGGGGCGAACCACACCCAGGTCGGCGTCTACAGCGGGCAGGTGGACCGACCTGGAACGATAGCCAGCACCGAAGCACGCCAGCGAATCGCCGAAGCGGTGTCGTCCTGGCTGGATGATAGCACCGGGGACCTGACCACGAACGCGACCGTTTCCCGTTCGGCGGTGTAG
- the thsA gene encoding thermosome subunit alpha produces the protein MRGQPMFILSEDSERTRGQDAQSSNIAAGKAVSNAVRTTLGPRGMDKMLVSDSGDVTITNDGATILERMDIEHPAAQMIVEVATTQEEEVGDGTTTASVLAGELLARAEDLLEDDVHPTAIVEGYHEAAQIAQEAIDDQLVEDELDDDLLQKVARSSMTGKGTGDVGAGPLAETVVKAIRQVHDGEKVQRDNVTVRTRVGSSSSATDLVEGVVADEEPAHENMPRRVQNANIAVLNLDLEVREGEIDAEYNITDIDQLEAAIDAEEGELRGYADTLKESGVDVAFVTGDVDDRVASFLASEGILAFDDIDDDDATAIARATGAKRIGTLSDIDSEDFGHADLVRVEKYGDDELTFVEGGAEAETVTVFARGGTEHVVDELERALNDALDVVTAALDKGGVVPGAGATEIAIADRLRSEAASITGRKQLAVEAFADALDVLPRTLAANAGMDPIDALVELRSTFESQHRAGLVTRGETGEVGDPIEAGVVDPAAVKREAIESATEAATMIVRIDDVIASN, from the coding sequence ATGCGCGGTCAGCCGATGTTCATCCTTTCGGAGGACTCCGAGCGAACCCGAGGGCAGGACGCTCAGTCCTCGAACATCGCTGCCGGGAAGGCGGTGAGCAACGCGGTACGAACGACACTCGGCCCGCGCGGGATGGACAAGATGCTCGTCTCGGACTCCGGCGACGTCACCATCACGAACGACGGGGCGACCATCCTGGAGCGGATGGACATCGAGCACCCCGCCGCCCAGATGATCGTCGAGGTCGCCACGACACAGGAGGAGGAGGTCGGCGACGGCACCACGACCGCCTCCGTCCTCGCCGGCGAACTCCTCGCCCGTGCCGAGGACCTGCTGGAGGACGACGTCCACCCGACCGCTATCGTCGAGGGCTACCACGAGGCCGCTCAGATCGCCCAGGAGGCTATCGACGACCAGCTCGTCGAGGACGAACTCGACGACGACCTGCTCCAGAAGGTCGCCAGGTCCTCGATGACCGGGAAGGGCACCGGCGACGTCGGTGCCGGCCCGCTCGCCGAGACGGTCGTGAAGGCCATCCGTCAGGTCCACGACGGCGAGAAGGTCCAGCGCGACAACGTCACCGTCCGCACCCGCGTCGGCTCTAGCTCCAGCGCGACCGACCTCGTCGAGGGCGTCGTCGCCGACGAGGAGCCCGCACACGAGAACATGCCGCGCCGGGTCCAGAACGCCAACATCGCCGTCCTCAACCTCGACCTCGAAGTGCGCGAGGGCGAGATCGACGCCGAGTACAACATCACCGACATCGACCAGCTCGAGGCCGCTATCGACGCCGAGGAGGGCGAACTCCGCGGCTACGCGGACACGCTCAAGGAGTCCGGCGTCGACGTCGCGTTCGTCACGGGCGACGTCGACGACCGCGTCGCCTCGTTCCTCGCCAGCGAGGGCATCCTCGCGTTCGACGACATCGACGACGACGACGCGACGGCCATCGCCCGCGCGACGGGTGCCAAGCGCATCGGCACCCTCTCCGACATCGACAGCGAGGACTTCGGCCACGCCGACCTCGTCCGCGTCGAGAAGTACGGCGACGACGAACTGACGTTCGTCGAGGGCGGCGCGGAGGCCGAGACGGTCACCGTGTTCGCCCGCGGCGGCACCGAGCACGTCGTCGACGAACTCGAACGCGCGCTCAACGACGCGCTCGACGTCGTCACCGCGGCGCTCGACAAGGGCGGCGTCGTCCCCGGCGCTGGCGCGACCGAGATCGCCATCGCTGACCGCCTCCGCAGCGAGGCCGCCTCCATCACGGGCCGCAAACAGCTCGCCGTCGAGGCGTTCGCCGACGCGCTCGACGTCCTGCCGCGCACGCTCGCCGCGAACGCCGGCATGGACCCCATCGACGCGCTCGTCGAACTCCGCTCGACGTTCGAGAGCCAGCACCGCGCTGGCCTCGTCACCCGTGGCGAGACCGGCGAGGTCGGCGACCCCATCGAGGCCGGCGTCGTCGACCCCGCCGCCGTCAAGCGCGAGGCCATCGAGAGCGCCACCGAGGCCGCGACGATGATCGTCCGTATCGACGACGTCATCGCCTCCAACTGA
- a CDS encoding glycosyltransferase family 2 protein, whose amino-acid sequence MKLSVVVPTLNGREHLQRCLDSLVDHAPDVETIVVNGPSVDGTTGMVRDRADVDVLVEIDERNVNVARNAGAERATGDAVAFLDYVFTVEAGWADAIREAFGGIAGGHRASGHGPDLPAVVTGPVHQSLRGGVTTETAERRSIGGRQVTYFSGGNVAFSSDALDALDGFDEYLLTGGARDAAHRLAALDRQVEWVPEMSVCREEANAEIRQPSLAADGGEHRKDWYWRYRSLAYRLSKNYGTTSTCWRVTRHALGDAGRALTDVVRGDSSFSGWAANGRDVLVGAVTGVKDGSGARLRDRSSVRNPRGLSDRGDRAVAMYDRRE is encoded by the coding sequence ATGAAGCTCTCGGTAGTCGTCCCGACGTTGAACGGCCGAGAGCATCTGCAACGCTGCCTCGACTCGCTCGTCGACCACGCCCCCGACGTCGAGACCATCGTCGTCAACGGCCCCAGCGTCGACGGGACGACGGGGATGGTCCGCGACCGAGCGGACGTCGACGTACTGGTCGAGATCGACGAACGGAACGTCAACGTCGCCCGGAACGCGGGGGCCGAACGGGCGACCGGCGACGCCGTCGCCTTCCTCGACTACGTGTTCACCGTCGAAGCGGGGTGGGCCGACGCCATCCGCGAGGCCTTCGGTGGCATCGCGGGCGGCCACCGCGCCAGCGGCCACGGGCCCGACCTGCCCGCAGTGGTGACCGGCCCCGTCCACCAGTCGCTCCGCGGTGGCGTCACGACCGAGACGGCAGAGCGTCGGAGCATCGGCGGTCGACAGGTGACGTACTTCTCCGGGGGGAACGTCGCGTTCTCGAGCGACGCGCTCGACGCCCTCGACGGCTTCGACGAGTACCTCCTGACCGGGGGTGCGCGCGACGCGGCCCACCGGCTCGCGGCGCTGGACCGGCAGGTCGAGTGGGTCCCCGAGATGAGCGTCTGCCGGGAGGAGGCGAACGCGGAGATTCGCCAGCCCTCGCTGGCCGCCGACGGCGGCGAACACCGGAAGGACTGGTACTGGCGGTACCGCTCGCTCGCCTACCGGCTCTCGAAGAACTACGGCACCACCTCGACGTGCTGGCGGGTCACCAGACACGCCCTCGGCGACGCGGGGCGGGCGCTCACCGACGTGGTCCGCGGCGACTCCTCGTTCTCCGGCTGGGCGGCCAACGGACGGGACGTGCTCGTGGGAGCGGTGACCGGCGTGAAAGACGGGTCGGGCGCTCGCCTCCGAGACCGCTCGTCCGTCCGGAACCCCCGCGGCCTCTCCGACCGGGGCGACCGGGCCGTGGCGATGTACGACCGGCGGGAGTGA
- a CDS encoding class I SAM-dependent methyltransferase → MKGQEWYQADEVAEEYDAKRFSQGGRLIDDREQRAVLDALSPLDGKRVLEIACGTGRFTVTLAERGADIVGLDISAEMLQQGRKKAQQAGVSDHLQFMRGDAARLPFPDDYFDAVFAMRFFHLADTPASFLSEMCRVSNDQVFFDTFNSYSTRSIYNWALPMGSRLYSESEVLRLLHGASLRLRDEEHDFLLPYGFYRAIPNRIAEPFREADIAVGDTPLGQRLASVSYWDASVE, encoded by the coding sequence GTGAAGGGCCAGGAGTGGTATCAGGCCGACGAGGTGGCCGAGGAGTACGACGCCAAGCGGTTCTCCCAGGGTGGACGTCTCATCGACGACCGGGAGCAGCGTGCCGTCCTCGACGCACTGTCGCCCCTCGACGGCAAGCGTGTCCTCGAGATAGCCTGCGGGACAGGCAGGTTCACCGTGACGCTCGCAGAACGTGGCGCGGACATCGTCGGACTGGACATCTCTGCGGAGATGCTCCAGCAGGGCCGGAAGAAGGCCCAGCAGGCGGGCGTCTCGGACCACCTGCAGTTCATGCGCGGCGACGCTGCGCGCCTGCCGTTCCCCGATGACTACTTCGACGCGGTGTTCGCGATGCGGTTCTTCCACCTCGCCGACACCCCGGCGTCGTTCCTCTCGGAGATGTGTCGCGTCTCGAACGACCAGGTGTTCTTCGACACGTTCAACAGCTACTCGACGCGCAGCATCTACAACTGGGCGCTCCCGATGGGGTCGCGGCTCTACTCCGAGAGCGAGGTGCTGCGCCTGCTCCACGGCGCGAGCCTCCGCCTCCGCGACGAGGAACACGACTTCCTGCTCCCGTACGGGTTCTACCGCGCGATACCCAACCGCATCGCCGAACCGTTCCGGGAGGCGGACATCGCGGTCGGCGACACTCCTCTCGGCCAGCGCCTCGCATCCGTCTCCTACTGGGACGCGAGCGTCGAGTAG
- a CDS encoding PPOX class F420-dependent oxidoreductase — protein sequence MAVPEQFHDLFEKRTFAHFATNMPDGTPQVTPVWVDYDAETGHLLVNTERGRRKEQNVQRDPKVGVSLVDPDDPYRFVSVRGEVVEVTEEGADEHIDALAKRYMDVEEYPNRENEENARVIIHISTDEVATS from the coding sequence ATGGCAGTTCCCGAGCAGTTCCACGACCTCTTCGAGAAGCGGACGTTCGCACACTTCGCCACCAACATGCCGGACGGGACGCCGCAGGTCACGCCGGTGTGGGTGGACTACGACGCCGAGACGGGGCACCTGCTCGTCAACACCGAACGCGGACGACGCAAGGAGCAGAACGTCCAGCGGGACCCGAAGGTGGGTGTCAGCCTCGTCGACCCCGACGACCCCTACCGGTTCGTCTCGGTCCGTGGCGAAGTGGTTGAGGTGACCGAGGAGGGAGCGGACGAGCACATCGACGCCCTGGCGAAGCGCTACATGGACGTCGAGGAGTACCCGAACCGCGAGAACGAGGAGAACGCGCGGGTCATCATCCACATCTCGACCGACGAGGTCGCCACCTCCTGA
- a CDS encoding MarR family transcriptional regulator, whose product MSTQVEEQVAAEEEGESPFTDSEFRERLRELPPSAKLVAKVLEGEAPLSQGELADESLLPDRTVRYALNRLAEEDLVESRYSFRDARKQVYFLAT is encoded by the coding sequence ATGAGCACGCAGGTCGAAGAGCAGGTTGCAGCCGAGGAGGAAGGGGAGAGTCCGTTCACGGACTCCGAGTTCAGGGAGCGCCTTCGCGAGCTCCCGCCGAGCGCGAAGCTGGTCGCCAAGGTGCTGGAGGGGGAGGCACCGCTGTCCCAGGGGGAACTCGCGGACGAGTCGCTGCTCCCAGACCGGACCGTCCGGTACGCGCTGAACCGCCTCGCCGAGGAGGACCTCGTCGAGTCGCGCTACAGCTTCCGCGACGCGCGGAAGCAGGTGTACTTCCTCGCGACGTAA
- a CDS encoding MBL fold metallo-hydrolase, whose protein sequence is MTIRSYGIAELAVETAAPDGTTNCYHVDDDDALVVDPATRGDGLETLVLDSAVDVGHVAVTHHHPDHVGAVRWVAETADATVWCRAGRERQFEDATGVPPDRTFREGTTIETGSGSVTVLDTPGHAPEHVAFSFQRSNGEHLVSGDLAVAEGSVVVGAPEGDLRAYLGSLRRLRARHPAKLLPGHGPAIEDPRATLARLLDHRLDRERRVLAAVEDGATGVSDVTDAAYEKDVSHVRPLAEATVRAHLEKLAVERRLRFDGDRATPC, encoded by the coding sequence GTGACTATCCGTAGCTACGGCATCGCCGAACTCGCCGTCGAGACCGCCGCCCCCGACGGCACGACGAACTGCTACCACGTCGACGACGACGACGCGCTCGTCGTCGACCCGGCGACGCGCGGCGACGGCCTGGAGACCCTCGTGCTGGACTCCGCCGTCGACGTCGGACACGTCGCCGTCACCCACCACCACCCGGACCACGTCGGGGCGGTGCGATGGGTCGCCGAGACGGCCGACGCGACCGTCTGGTGTCGCGCCGGACGCGAACGCCAGTTCGAGGACGCGACCGGCGTCCCCCCCGACCGGACCTTCCGCGAGGGGACGACCATCGAGACGGGCAGCGGGAGCGTGACCGTCCTCGACACGCCCGGCCACGCCCCCGAACACGTCGCGTTCTCGTTCCAGCGCTCGAACGGCGAACACCTCGTGAGCGGCGACCTCGCCGTCGCCGAGGGGAGCGTCGTCGTCGGTGCGCCCGAGGGCGACCTCCGGGCGTACCTCGGGTCGCTCCGCCGACTCCGCGCCCGGCACCCCGCGAAACTGCTCCCCGGTCACGGCCCCGCTATCGAGGACCCGCGAGCGACGCTCGCTCGACTCCTCGACCACCGACTCGACCGGGAGCGCCGGGTGCTGGCTGCCGTCGAGGACGGCGCGACGGGCGTGAGCGACGTGACCGACGCCGCCTACGAGAAGGACGTCTCGCACGTCCGTCCGCTCGCGGAGGCGACGGTCCGGGCACACCTGGAGAAACTGGCCGTCGAGCGCCGCCTCCGGTTCGACGGCGACCGGGCGACACCCTGCTGA
- a CDS encoding YkgJ family cysteine cluster protein yields MESLESELDRARALSVSDLADAIESIGFECTRCGACCKGYDADGEREPHTATVFPDEVRTLDDATDTDYDWRDIARPMPFGLEEGADGPEGETFEWALQTDSCGDCTFYAEDDDGRGACTVHEDRPLICRTYPFSVALAGTSQPMGEAVDSEGLVRAHECEGLGRDISRAEAEELAAALQERAVRELEEAIAVRDGYDPADPGPGEVVVHDSEGAKRPDGTPW; encoded by the coding sequence ATGGAGTCACTCGAATCCGAACTCGACCGGGCGCGCGCCCTCTCGGTGAGCGACCTCGCGGACGCAATCGAGTCCATCGGCTTCGAGTGCACCCGCTGTGGCGCGTGCTGCAAGGGCTACGACGCCGACGGCGAGCGAGAACCCCACACCGCGACCGTGTTCCCCGACGAGGTGCGGACGCTCGACGACGCGACCGATACTGACTACGACTGGCGGGACATCGCCCGGCCGATGCCGTTCGGTCTGGAAGAGGGCGCGGACGGCCCCGAGGGTGAGACGTTCGAGTGGGCGCTCCAGACGGACTCCTGCGGTGACTGCACCTTCTACGCCGAGGACGACGACGGGCGCGGCGCGTGCACCGTCCACGAGGACCGACCGCTCATCTGTCGAACCTACCCGTTCAGCGTCGCGCTGGCCGGCACGAGTCAGCCGATGGGCGAAGCAGTCGACTCCGAAGGATTGGTCCGGGCCCACGAGTGCGAGGGACTGGGCCGCGACATCTCGCGGGCGGAGGCCGAGGAGCTGGCCGCGGCGCTGCAGGAGCGCGCCGTCCGCGAACTGGAGGAGGCAATCGCGGTCCGCGACGGGTACGACCCCGCCGACCCCGGACCGGGCGAGGTCGTCGTCCACGACTCCGAGGGGGCGAAACGCCCCGACGGGACACCGTGGTAA